A single Bosea sp. PAMC 26642 DNA region contains:
- the ligD gene encoding DNA ligase D gives MATLDLYRAKRDFSRTKEPKGGKGRKTAAEAGGVFIIHKHAARRLHYDLRLEHDGVLWSWAVTRGPSLDPDEKRLAVHVEDHPLEYGAFEGTIPEGEYGAGSVIIWDEGRWVPEGDPAFGLEKGHLSFILQGHKLAGQWHLVRLKPRRGEKRDNWLLIKVDDAAARSDEDILETAPDSVKSGSSVEAVGRGEAPDAKVWAKTKRPGQKRPALDPAPPVKAANSRKASHKAPEGELLPSFVPPCLATLQEKAPAGEAWLHEVKFDGYRMQARVSDGKTRLLTRSGLDWTDRFGATLEQALSRLPCDSAIIDGEVVALGENSVSSFSALQDALSEARTEYLVYFAFDLLHLDGEDLRGEPLLARKERLEALLSAIPAKAPLRYSEHFREPGQTMLRHACRMGLEGVISKRADAPYRSGRGRDWVKSKCSQRQEFVIAGYVPSKGSGRELGSILAAYHEDGILRPAGRVGTGFTRKSAAVLKGKLDALKTVSSSFEGAAGREKGIVWVEPELVAEVEFGAWTASKTLRHASFIGLREDKPADEVVPETPAEPVGETPEPKKPAVKPRRTLHAETTVVLSNPDKPLWPDIGLSKQDLLDYYATVWPLMQPFVVDRPLSLLRAPNGIEGHSFFQKHGSPGMHKAISTRKDRDGEDLLFIRDFDGLAALVQLGTVEVHVWGATMDAIETPDQIIFDLDPDTGVSVEAVRDAARSIRERLRELGFESLLKLSGGKGFHVVVPLKPKADWARVKGFANTFAKAMEQAEPKRYTATLSKKARRGRIFIDYLRNGRGATAIAPYSTRARKGGAVSMPLPWSDLDEAVPDAFKAQDLLKAGAPEPVWNDFFAMAKALTGAG, from the coding sequence ATGGCGACGCTCGATCTCTATCGCGCCAAGCGGGACTTCTCACGGACGAAGGAACCCAAGGGCGGCAAGGGCCGCAAGACGGCTGCCGAGGCGGGCGGCGTTTTCATCATTCATAAGCACGCCGCGCGCCGCCTGCATTACGACCTCAGGCTGGAGCATGACGGCGTGCTCTGGTCCTGGGCCGTGACGCGCGGCCCAAGCCTCGACCCCGACGAAAAGCGTCTTGCCGTCCATGTCGAGGATCACCCGCTGGAATACGGCGCCTTCGAAGGCACGATCCCCGAGGGCGAGTATGGCGCGGGCTCCGTAATCATCTGGGACGAGGGTCGCTGGGTGCCGGAGGGCGACCCCGCCTTCGGCCTCGAAAAGGGCCATCTCTCCTTCATCCTTCAGGGCCACAAGCTTGCCGGCCAATGGCACCTCGTCCGGCTCAAGCCACGTCGCGGCGAGAAGCGCGACAACTGGCTGCTGATCAAGGTCGACGACGCCGCAGCCCGCAGCGACGAGGACATCCTCGAAACCGCCCCCGACTCGGTCAAATCCGGTTCGAGCGTCGAGGCCGTCGGACGCGGCGAGGCCCCCGATGCCAAGGTCTGGGCGAAGACGAAGCGCCCAGGCCAAAAGCGACCGGCTCTCGACCCCGCTCCGCCCGTCAAGGCCGCGAACTCCAGGAAGGCCAGCCATAAAGCCCCCGAAGGCGAGCTTTTGCCGAGCTTCGTCCCGCCCTGCCTCGCGACGCTTCAGGAGAAGGCGCCTGCGGGCGAAGCCTGGCTGCACGAGGTCAAGTTCGACGGCTATCGAATGCAGGCCCGTGTCTCTGACGGCAAGACCCGCCTGCTGACGCGCAGCGGGCTCGACTGGACAGATCGTTTCGGCGCCACCCTCGAACAGGCCCTGTCCCGCCTGCCATGCGATAGCGCGATAATCGACGGAGAGGTCGTGGCGCTCGGCGAAAACAGCGTTTCGTCCTTTTCGGCGCTGCAGGATGCCCTCTCCGAAGCCCGCACCGAATACCTCGTCTACTTCGCCTTCGATCTGCTTCATCTCGACGGCGAGGATCTTCGCGGCGAGCCTCTGCTCGCACGCAAGGAACGGCTTGAGGCGCTGCTGAGCGCTATTCCGGCCAAAGCCCCCCTGCGCTACAGCGAACATTTTCGCGAGCCCGGTCAGACCATGCTGCGCCATGCCTGCCGTATGGGGCTGGAAGGCGTCATCTCCAAGCGCGCCGATGCGCCCTATCGCAGCGGCCGCGGCCGCGACTGGGTCAAGTCGAAATGCAGCCAGCGGCAGGAGTTCGTCATTGCCGGCTACGTCCCCTCGAAAGGCTCGGGCCGCGAACTTGGTTCAATCCTCGCCGCTTACCATGAGGACGGCATCCTGCGACCCGCCGGCCGCGTCGGCACCGGCTTCACCCGCAAATCCGCGGCTGTGCTCAAGGGCAAGCTCGACGCGCTGAAAACGGTGAGCTCTTCCTTCGAGGGCGCTGCCGGCCGGGAAAAGGGCATCGTCTGGGTCGAGCCGGAACTCGTGGCCGAGGTCGAGTTCGGCGCCTGGACCGCCTCGAAGACCTTGCGCCACGCCTCCTTCATCGGCCTGAGAGAGGATAAGCCGGCAGATGAGGTTGTTCCGGAAACACCGGCCGAGCCTGTAGGCGAAACTCCCGAGCCGAAAAAGCCCGCTGTGAAACCACGCCGGACATTGCACGCCGAGACGACGGTGGTCCTGTCCAACCCCGATAAACCGCTCTGGCCCGATATCGGCCTCAGCAAGCAGGACCTGCTCGACTACTACGCCACCGTCTGGCCGCTGATGCAGCCCTTCGTCGTCGACCGGCCGCTGAGCCTGCTGCGTGCGCCCAACGGCATCGAGGGCCACAGCTTCTTCCAGAAGCATGGCTCGCCGGGGATGCACAAGGCAATCTCCACCCGAAAAGACCGTGACGGCGAGGATCTGCTCTTCATCCGTGATTTCGACGGTCTTGCCGCGCTGGTCCAGCTCGGAACGGTGGAAGTCCATGTCTGGGGCGCGACGATGGACGCCATTGAGACGCCCGACCAGATCATCTTCGATCTCGATCCCGACACCGGCGTCTCGGTCGAGGCAGTGCGCGACGCAGCCCGCAGCATCCGCGAGCGCCTGCGCGAACTCGGCTTCGAGAGCTTGCTCAAGCTGTCGGGCGGTAAGGGTTTTCACGTTGTCGTGCCCTTGAAGCCCAAAGCCGACTGGGCCCGGGTCAAAGGTTTCGCCAACACCTTCGCCAAGGCGATGGAGCAGGCCGAGCCGAAGCGTTACACTGCGACCCTGTCGAAAAAAGCGCGGCGCGGCCGCATCTTCATCGACTATCTCCGC